The Saccharopolyspora gloriosae genome has a segment encoding these proteins:
- a CDS encoding (2Fe-2S)-binding protein, producing the protein MPATADNRVSVSLNVNGTEHALDLDSRVTLLDALRDELGLTGTKKGCDQGACGACTVAVDGARKLSCLTLAAQCDDREITTVEGLGADGEPHPVQQAFVRHDAFQCGYCTPGQIMSAVCLLDEGHVGSDEEVREQMSGNLCRCGAYSNIVAAIREVAKNA; encoded by the coding sequence ATGCCAGCAACGGCCGACAATCGGGTTTCGGTCTCGCTCAACGTCAACGGCACCGAGCACGCCCTGGATCTCGACTCGCGGGTCACGTTGCTCGACGCGTTGCGCGACGAACTCGGCCTCACCGGAACGAAGAAGGGCTGCGACCAGGGTGCGTGCGGTGCGTGCACGGTGGCGGTGGACGGGGCGCGCAAGCTGTCCTGCCTGACGCTGGCCGCGCAGTGCGACGACCGCGAGATCACCACCGTCGAAGGCCTCGGAGCCGACGGTGAGCCGCACCCGGTGCAGCAGGCGTTCGTGCGCCACGACGCCTTCCAGTGCGGGTATTGCACGCCCGGTCAGATCATGTCCGCGGTGTGCCTGCTCGACGAGGGGCACGTCGGCTCGGACGAGGAGGTGCGCGAGCAGATGAGCGGGAACCTGTGCCGCTGCGGGGCGTACTCCAACATCGTGGCCGCCATCAGGGAGGTCGCGAAGAATGCGTGA